The following is a genomic window from Stenotrophomonas maltophilia.
CGTTCGGTTCATCCGCATCGCGCCCGGGGGCGGCGTCGGGCCCTGCATATGCAAAAGGCCAGGTCGGGGACCTGGCCTTTGATGCAGTGGTGCCGGTGAAAGGACTCGAACCTTCATGGGGTTACCCCCGGCTGATTTTGAGTCAGCTGCGTATACCATTCCGCCACACCGGCAGGCAGCGTGCGAGTGTAACCGAGGTCGGCAGGGCTTTCATAGAGGGAAGGCCGATCAGGGCGCTTTCTGTCGGTATAGGCTCTATGGTGGCTATACTGCGGCGGCTTGAATACCTCCAGGAGCGGTAGCCGATGACAGCGTTGCAGGACCTGAGGGTGCTGGTGGTCGAGAATGACGAGATGAGTGCGGCCCTGCTGCAGATGCAGCTGGTGCATGCTGGTGCGACCGTGGTCGGGCTGGCGGCAAGCGTGTCCGAAGCCCTGCAGCTGTTGTCGGAATCGCGCCCGGACGTGGCCCTGCTCGATTATCGTCTGGCCCGCAACGAAACCAGCGAACCGGTGGCGGCTGCGTTGTTGGCATGCGGCGTTCCCTTCGTGCTGGCCACCGGCATGCTGGCCGAGCAGATTCCCGAATCGATGCGCAGCGGCGTGCTGCTGGTCAAGCCCTATCTGTCGGCCGACCTGTTCCAGGCACTGGTGCGCGCGGTCGGTCGTTCCAGCGTCAAGGCCTGAGCGGACACGTCCGTTTCGCCAGGCAGGTATGCTGGCGGGGCCTGAATGCTCAGGCCTACAAGGAGCGTGGCATGAAGAAGTGGATCAAGCGCATGGTTGCCGCCGGTGTCCTTTCGATGGCGGTCTTTGGTGGTACGGCGTCGGCCGCGTGGTGTGGCCAGCCCTGTTTCCAGCTCTACAAGAGCTGCATCGCACGGGGCGGTGAGGTCGAGCAGTGCCTGCAGGAACAGGCGTTCTGCGAAGAGGCGATGTGCGGCGGCAACCCGTGATCCAGGAACCCCGCCCAGGCGGGGTTTTTCATCTTTGCGCGGCGCTCAGCCCGCTTCCTCGTAGACGTAGTGGATCTCCTCGCGGTCGTCGAGGATGCGGTACTGGCGCGTAAGGTCATCCGGGTCGGGATTGAGCCAGGCATCCAGGTGTTCCCTGCGGATCGGCACGACGCCGCGATCATGGCCGGCAGCGGCGACATCGCTGGGCGGCGCATCGGTGATCGTGGCAAATGAGAGCAGGCGTCCCTCCGGGCCGTCCCATTCCGCCCACAGGCAGGCCAGCAGCAGGTCGCGCGGTGGATCGGGACGGAACTCCAGCACCACATCCTGCTCTTTCTCGTCCGTGCCCAGTGTGCGCCCGGCCATCGCGTGGCGGGGCACGTGCTCATAGAACGCGCTGACCACCACGACACCGTGGCGCAGGCCGAAGGCGCCGCGCCAGTAGCCTTCCAGGCTGTCGCGGCGGGCGTTGTAGGTGCCGGGATAGAGCACGTCGTTGCGCGCGGGCTTGTCCGGCAGCCGGCATTGATAGCGCATCGGCTTGATCACCCGCTGGCCGTGCTCGCAGACCATCACCGGCGCGTAGGTGCCGGGAAAGATGCGGTTGTCGCGCGGCAGCAGCTGCACCCGGTGCAGGTCTTCGAGCCTTGCCTGCGCGCGCTCGATGCGATTGCCGGCCACGCGCAGGTCGTTGCGCGCCTTCTGGGTGGGGCGCGTGGCAAGGGTGGCATGGGCGATGTCGCGGCGCTCGCGCTGGCGGGCCAGCTCGGTCTCCAGTTGCTGTCGCTCCTGCGCATGCCATTGCTGGATCTTGGCGAGGATGTCGCGGCCCTGCTCGGTGCGTGCGGCGGCAAAGCCATCGTCCATGGCTTTGGGGGTCTTCGGGCGCTTCTTGCCGGGATCGTGTGCGTACAGTTCGGCAAATTCCTCCAGCGAGAGGACGGCGCCGAATTCACGCACCAGCTTGGCGTAGTCGGCGCGGATCAGGGCGGAATAGCACATGGGGACTCTGCCGGCGTGGGTCGCAGCGGCTGCGACGCGGATGCGGCAGGATAGCCTGACCCTTTGGAGAGAGTGCATGAACGATTCTGTCGCCTGCCAGTTCCGCGAGGCCGTGCCCACGGTCGAAGACTACTGCCAGCTGCGTGTGCTTGCCGGCCTCAGTGCCAAGAGCCGGGAAGCGGCCGAGCGCGCGCTGCCCAATACCCTGTTCGGTGTGTGTGCCTATCAAGGGAGTGAACTGGTGGCGATGGGGCGCATCGTCGGCGATGGCGGCTGCCATCTGCAGGTCTGCGATATCGCGGTGCTGCCGCGGTTGCAGGGGCAGGGCCTGGGCAAGGACGTGATGCGACGGCTCGATGCATGGATGCAGGCGAACCTGCCGCCGTCGGCGTACGTCAGTCTGCTGGCCGACGGTGAGGCGCACCGGCTGTATGCGCAGTTTGGTTTCGCGCCGACCGCGCCGGCCTCGATCGGGATGTATCGCCGGTTCTGAGGCGTGATGGCGCCTTCCCATGAATCGCAGACAAAGAAAAACCCCGGTCGAAACCGGGGTTCTCAAGAATTGGCGTCCCCACGGGGATTCGAACCCCGGTCGCCACCGTGAAAGGGTGATGTCCTAGGCCTCTAGACGATGGGGACGCACGAAAACTTCAAGTTGTAGAACTTCGACGGCCTAATGTCGAAGTGGTGGAGCCAAGCGGGATCGAACCGCTGACCTCCTGCATGCCATGCAGGCGCTCTCCCAGCTGAGCTATGGCCCCGATGAAACTACGGATGATCTGCCGGGAGCAGAGTCCGTTTTGAAACTGGCGTCCCCACGGGGATTCGAACCCCGGTCGCCACCGTGAAAGGGTGATGTCCTAGGCCTCTAGACGATGGGGACGCACGAAAAACTTCAAGTTGTAGAACTTTCGACGGCCTAATGTCGAAAGTGGTGGAGCCAAGCGGGATCGAACCGCTGACCTCCTGCATGCCATGCAGGCGCTCTCCCAGCTGAGCTATGGCCCCGTGTTACCGAGCCGCCTATCATACCTGCGTGTTCACGTTTGTGGAAGCTTTTTTTGAACTTTTTTCGTTTCGGTTCAACCGCGGCCACGAGGGCAGGGGAACCGCAACGCCACAACCTGAATGCCGGTAGGCGGTGAACAAAAAAGACCCGGTTATCGGCCGGGTCCTCGTTGTTCGTGATGAGTGGCGTCCCCACGGGGATTCGAACCCCGGTCGCCACCGTGAAAGGGTGATGTCCTAGGCCTCTAGACGATGGGGACGCAGATCTCATCAATGTTCTTTGCGACCTTTCGACGGCCTAATGCCGAAAGTTTGGTGGAGCCAAGCGGGATCGAACCGCTGACCTCCTGCATGCCATGCAGGCGCTCTCCCAGCTGAGCTATGGCCCCACGTCGCTGAGGAGCGAAATAATAGCCTTGCCCCAGGGGGTTGGCAAGCATTTGTTGCACTTTTCTTCACGTCGATCGCGAAGGTGATGTCATGCCTCTGCGCTCATGCGTTGCCATCGGTCAGGGCAGCCAGGATCGGGCATTGATCCAGCGTGCCATGACCGGGGCAGGCCTCAACCAGCTGCGACAGGGCCGCATGCATGCGTTGCAGTTCCGCCATCCGTTGTGCGATGTCGCGCAGGCGTGCCTGCGCCGTGTCGCGCACGCTGCCCATGTCATGCCGGTGCTGGTCGCTGAGGGCCAGTAGTTCGCCGATCTCCTCCAGGCTGAAGCCCAGCGCCTTGGCGCGGCGGATGAAGCGCAGGCGACGCAGGTCAGGCTCGCCGAAGATGCGATAGCCCCCGGCTGAGCGTGCTGCCGGGGGCAGCAGCTGCTGGCGCTCGTAATAGCGCACCGTATCGATCGGTACGCCGGCCTGGCGTGCCAGTTGACCAATGTTCATGGCGGATTCCTGCGGATGCTGACGCCCATTGTGGAGCCTTGAGTCCGCTCCAGGGTCAAGGGACGTCCCTGCGCCGCATTCAGCCTACTTTGCAACTTTCTTCATAGCCCCGCTGCTGGAGCAGTTCCTACCCTGCGCCTGAACTGGCCGCGCGATGGCCTGCAACGAAGCGAGGAGGGGGCTGTGGAAGGATTCAGGAACGAAGGATTCGTCGAGGTGGGGGTGGTGGAGTATCCCGGAGGAGACCCCTCTGCGGCCTCGGTGCTGACTGAGATGGCCCATGTGGCCAACCGGCTTGCCCACCAGCAGCGGCGACCGTTCAAGCGCGTCGTGGTGACGCGCTGGATCGTGCCGGCCAGCCAGACCGGGGTGCATCGCATCGCCGGCGCGGAGATCCTCGATGCGGACATTCCTGGCGTGGTCGCTGTACCGGGCCAGATCAGCCAGGGGGTCTGCCTGCGCGCCGACGAGATCCTGCTGGACTGGCTGCGCGCGCATTACGACGGCGGCAGCCTGCTGGCCGCCGCAGGCGATGGCGTCAGCGTGCTGGCGCGCGCCGGGCTGCTGGCCGGCCGCACCATCTGTGCGCTGGATTGCGGCCGTCACGCCGGTCTGCAGGGGCAGGCGGCCAGCTGGGTGCCGAGCGAGCGTGCACTGGTCGACGATGGCGATCTGCTGACCGTCGCGGGCAGTCAGGCCTGGCGGTTCCTTGGCCTGCGCCTGCTCTATCGTCTGCACGGCCAGGGGGTGGCCAATGCCGTGGCCCAGCAGCTGGGGGTTACCGTTCCGGCGGGGATCCAGCAGGACCTGGAGCGCTTCAGTGCCAATTTCGCCCATGGCGATCGCGATGTGCTGAAGGCGCAGCGTTGGCTGCATACCACCGCCGCGCGCGGGGCCACGTTGAGTGCGATCTGCGAAGTGTCAGGGCTGGAGCCACGTACGTTGCAGCGGCGCTTCCTCAGGGCCACCGGTCTGCGCCCCATCGAGTACTGCCAACGCCTCCGCATCGCCAAGGCGCAGACGCTGCTGCAGCAGGGGGCGGGCATCGATGAAGTGGCGTGGGGTGTGGGCTATGCCGATCAGAGTGCATTCCGACGACTGTTCCTTCGCATCGTAGGCATGACACCGGCCAACTATCGCCGCCTGGTCAACCACAAGCGGCGCGAGCGTCCGCTGATGCCCTCGGTGGCCGGCAGCCTGCGCGGACTGCAACCTGCGGCCGGCGCGCAGATGCGACGCAGTGCGGCCTGATGCGGAAGGCGTGGAGCGGACGCTGCACTTGCAACCTGGGCACGGCGCTTCGACGATGCAGTCAGCACACGAGTGAACAGGTGGCAGATGTCGAGTATTGGACCGGTACCGATGCCGGTGGTGGTGATACTGCTGGGTGCATTGCTGGCCATGGTGGTGGCGCATCTATGGCCGCGCCGCAAGGGCGAAGCGACGCCGCCTTCGGCGGCAAGCATGGTGCTGGACATGCTGCTGATCGGCCTGCTGTGCGGGCGGATCAGTTTCGTCGTACTGAATTTCGGGCTCTATCGCCAGGCGCCGTGGAGCATCCTGCAGATCGCCGACGGTGGCTATCATCTTGTCGTGGTATTGGCCGCGGGCCTTCTGTGGGGCCTCTGGCGGCTGCGTCCATGGCGTGTTCTGCGTGTTCCGGTGCTGGCCGGTGCGTTGCTGGGGGTGGCGTTCTGGGCAGGTGGCAGCCATCTGTTGGCGGTCTGGCAGCAACAGCGGATGCCACTCCCTGCGGTGCAGGTGGTGGACCTGCAGGGGCGGTCGATCGATCTGCAGCAGTTCCGGGGCGCACCGGTGGTGCTCAATCTGTGGGCCAGCTGGTGCGGGCCCTGCAGGCGCGAGATGCCGGTGCTGGCCGCAGCGCAGCAGGCTCACACAGGCGTGCAGTTCGTGTTTCTCAACCAGGGTGAAACCGCGGACGAGGTCCGGGAATTCATCGCCGCAGAGCGGCTGGCGCTGGGCAACCTGCTGCTGGACGACTCCGCTTCGGCATCCACCGCGCTGGGGGTGCAGGCTTATCCTTCCACGCTGTTCTTCGACAAGGATGGGCGCCTGCGCGAGCTGCACCTGGGCGAACTGACCGCGGCCGGTCTTGAACACAAACTGCGCCGGCTGCGGTAGCCTGCGCGAGCATCTCACTACGGAGTTCCCATGTTGTCCACTTCCCTGCGTACCGCACCGGCGGTGCTGTTGCTGCCGGTTCTGCTGGCGTTGGCCGCCTGCAGCCAGGCCCAGACCCCGCCAGGCAAGACGGCGGCGGCACCGGCGGCGGGTGCGCCGGCCACCACCGCCAAGGGCGACCGCCCTGCGGTGCTGAAGGGCATCGAGAAACACGGTTTCGAAGTCGTTGCCGAGTTCGATGCACCGGGCGGGCTGCGCGGCTTCGCCGGCGTGGTGGGCGGGCAGCAGCCCGCTGCGGCCTATGTCACCGCCGACGGCAAGAATGTGCTGGTCGGCAGCCTGTTCGATGCCGAGGGCAATGACGTGGCGGCCGAGGCGGTGGAGAAACTGGTCGCTGCGCCGATGTCGGCCAAGATCTGGACCAAGCTGGAAGCCAGTGCCTGGGTGCGTGACGGCAAGGCCGACGCCCCGCGTGTGGTCTATACCTTCAGTGATGCCAACTGCCCGTACTGCCACAAGTTCTGGGAAGCAGCGCGACCGTGGGTCGATGCCGGCAAGGTGCAGTTGCGCCACATCATGGTGGGGGTGATCCGCGAAGACAGCCCTGCCAAGGCGGCTGCCATCCTCGCCGCACGCGACCCGAGCGCGGCGTTGCTGGAAAACGAACGCCAGTTCGACCGGGGTGGCATCAAGGCGCTGCCGAGCATCAGTCGTGAGATCGCCGGCAAGCTCGATGCCAACCAGGTGTTGATGATCGAGATGGGCTTCCAGGGAACGCCTGGCATCCTGTTCCAGGATGCCCAGGGTCAGGTGCAGCGTCGCTCCGGCCTGCCACAGGGGAGCGATCTGCAGACGGTGCTGGGACCGCGCTGAGCAGCGCCATCGCTTTCCTCTGAAGTGCGGGCCCGCATGGCGACATGCGGGCCCGTTGCGTTTGGTGCGGCTGACGGACGCAACCGCCTGCGCACAATCTGTTGCGGGTCACGTCTGAATCGTGACTGAGATCAAGCATTACGCCTTGATTCCAATCAAGGCCAAAAACGACAACTGCACTAGCCTTTGACGCATGGAATACAGCGTCAACGCGCCCTGCATGCCGCGCCGCGGCCGCCCTCATCCGGGCGCAACGGTACAGCCATTCACGACACTCTCACCCTCTGCTTGTTACCCAGACCGCTGCGGTCGCCACCTCTCTGGCAGCGCGGCCTTGATGGTGATGGCATGGGTGGAGATGGGGCAGTGTCATCGTCCTGTTGCCTGCGAGGGGCAGGCTCGCCGGTGTCGTCAACGCAGTACCCGCATTTCCAGCAACGGCAACGTGTGGCCGGGGCGGCACCTGTGTGCGGCCGGGCAGCGCGATTCAATTGTTCGCCCGGGGAGGAAGCAATGCGCTTGGCGGTACTGAGTCTGGCCTGCCTGACGGCACTGGCGATCACGCCAGCGTATGCACAGCAGGGGGAACCGGAAGATGCACAGGCGTTGCGCCGTGAGATCGCTGCCATGCGGCAGGCGCTGGAAGGCATGCAGCAACGACTGGACCGGCTTGAACAGCGCGATGCTGCACCAGCGCAGGCTGCGCCACCGGCGGCGACGCCCGTGGCCACTGCCGCCCCCTCCGATGCCATCCATCGCACCCAGGTGCCGGGCGTGGCGCAGCCGGTGCTGCCGCAACGCGACTCGGTGGCCGATCCGTCCACCGCGGCATCGCGACCGGACAGCGCCGCTGGTCCGACCGATCCGGACCTGAAGGGGTTCTTCGCGATTCCGGGCACCGATACCGTGATCCGTATCGGCGGCTACGCCAAGCTGGATGCGATTGTCGATTCGCGCGCGGCTGGTGACGAAGACCAGTTCATTCCTTCTTCGATGCCGGTGGGTGGCAGCCACCGCGATGTCTCCAACTTCAACATCCACGCCAAGCAGACCCGCTTCAGCTTCGAGGCGCGGCGCCCGACCACACATGGCAACCTGCGCTTCTACCTGGAGAACGACTTCTTCGGCAGCAGTGACGGCTACCAGTTCCGCCTGCGCCATGCCTATGGGCAGCTCGGCAACACCTATGCCGGCTATGGCTATTCCAGCTTCATGGATGCCGACAGCCTGCCCGATACCCTCGACTTCGCCGGCCCCGGTGGCGCTGGCTACCTGTTGGTGGCCGGCATCCATCACAGTTTCACGATGGGCAAGGGCAACACCCTGACTATCGCCGCCGAAGACCCGGAGACCGAACTGGCCGGTGCCAGTGATGAACGCACCGCGGTGAACCGCCTGCCCGATGTCACGGTAACCGCGCGCATGGAGCGCGACTGGGGCCACCTGCAGCTGGGCGCGGTGGCGCGCAGCCTGGCCTACGACGGTGAGGGCGAGCGTGACCGGCGCATGGCCGGAGGCCTGCAGCTGAGCGGCTCGGCCTCGGTGGGCGAACGTGATCTGCTGCTGTGCGGTGCGCTGGGTGGCCGCGGCCTCAGCCGATACACCGCCGACCTCACCGGGTCGGGCCTGGATGCCGTGGTGGATGCCGAGGGCCGTCTGGATGCCCTGGACCTGCACGGGGGCTTTGTCGGCTACACCCACTACTGGTCGCCACTGTGGCGCTCGAACCTGATCGTCGGCCAGCTGACCCTGGAACGTAACGCGGCGCTGGCCGCCGACGCCTTCCGGCAGAGCCGCTACGGGGTGTTCAACCTGATCTGGAGCCCGGCCCCCTCGTGGACCATGGGCATGGAACTGCTGTACGGGCGGCTGGAACAGCAGGGCGGCGCGCGCGGCGACACCGTCCGGGTGCAGGGCAGCCTGCAATACAACTTCATCAAGTAGGCGCCAGCGGCTGCACGCCAGCGCAACCCGTCCCCACGCCCGGCCGTACCGGGCTCATGCCAGTACAGGAGATTGTCATGGCAGAAGCAAAGAAAATCGGGGTGGTCGGAGCCACCTTCCTCGTCGCCGGCAACATGATGGGTTCCGGTGTGTTCCTGTTGCCGTCCAGCCTGGCCAAGATCGGTACCGCCTCGATCTGGGGCTGGCTGATCACCACCGCCGGAGCACTGCTGCTGGCCTTCGTGTTTGCCAAGCTCGGCAAGCTGGCACCCAAGGCAGGCGGCCCCTATGCCTATGCGCGTG
Proteins encoded in this region:
- a CDS encoding response regulator; the protein is MTALQDLRVLVVENDEMSAALLQMQLVHAGATVVGLAASVSEALQLLSESRPDVALLDYRLARNETSEPVAAALLACGVPFVLATGMLAEQIPESMRSGVLLVKPYLSADLFQALVRAVGRSSVKA
- a CDS encoding SOS response-associated peptidase family protein encodes the protein MCYSALIRADYAKLVREFGAVLSLEEFAELYAHDPGKKRPKTPKAMDDGFAAARTEQGRDILAKIQQWHAQERQQLETELARQRERRDIAHATLATRPTQKARNDLRVAGNRIERAQARLEDLHRVQLLPRDNRIFPGTYAPVMVCEHGQRVIKPMRYQCRLPDKPARNDVLYPGTYNARRDSLEGYWRGAFGLRHGVVVVSAFYEHVPRHAMAGRTLGTDEKEQDVVLEFRPDPPRDLLLACLWAEWDGPEGRLLSFATITDAPPSDVAAAGHDRGVVPIRREHLDAWLNPDPDDLTRQYRILDDREEIHYVYEEAG
- a CDS encoding GNAT family N-acetyltransferase, with the protein product MNDSVACQFREAVPTVEDYCQLRVLAGLSAKSREAAERALPNTLFGVCAYQGSELVAMGRIVGDGGCHLQVCDIAVLPRLQGQGLGKDVMRRLDAWMQANLPPSAYVSLLADGEAHRLYAQFGFAPTAPASIGMYRRF
- a CDS encoding heavy metal-responsive transcriptional regulator, whose amino-acid sequence is MNIGQLARQAGVPIDTVRYYERQQLLPPAARSAGGYRIFGEPDLRRLRFIRRAKALGFSLEEIGELLALSDQHRHDMGSVRDTAQARLRDIAQRMAELQRMHAALSQLVEACPGHGTLDQCPILAALTDGNA
- a CDS encoding GlxA family transcriptional regulator, with protein sequence MEGFRNEGFVEVGVVEYPGGDPSAASVLTEMAHVANRLAHQQRRPFKRVVVTRWIVPASQTGVHRIAGAEILDADIPGVVAVPGQISQGVCLRADEILLDWLRAHYDGGSLLAAAGDGVSVLARAGLLAGRTICALDCGRHAGLQGQAASWVPSERALVDDGDLLTVAGSQAWRFLGLRLLYRLHGQGVANAVAQQLGVTVPAGIQQDLERFSANFAHGDRDVLKAQRWLHTTAARGATLSAICEVSGLEPRTLQRRFLRATGLRPIEYCQRLRIAKAQTLLQQGAGIDEVAWGVGYADQSAFRRLFLRIVGMTPANYRRLVNHKRRERPLMPSVAGSLRGLQPAAGAQMRRSAA
- a CDS encoding TlpA disulfide reductase family protein, which translates into the protein MSSIGPVPMPVVVILLGALLAMVVAHLWPRRKGEATPPSAASMVLDMLLIGLLCGRISFVVLNFGLYRQAPWSILQIADGGYHLVVVLAAGLLWGLWRLRPWRVLRVPVLAGALLGVAFWAGGSHLLAVWQQQRMPLPAVQVVDLQGRSIDLQQFRGAPVVLNLWASWCGPCRREMPVLAAAQQAHTGVQFVFLNQGETADEVREFIAAERLALGNLLLDDSASASTALGVQAYPSTLFFDKDGRLRELHLGELTAAGLEHKLRRLR
- the dsbG gene encoding thiol:disulfide interchange protein DsbG; this encodes MLSTSLRTAPAVLLLPVLLALAACSQAQTPPGKTAAAPAAGAPATTAKGDRPAVLKGIEKHGFEVVAEFDAPGGLRGFAGVVGGQQPAAAYVTADGKNVLVGSLFDAEGNDVAAEAVEKLVAAPMSAKIWTKLEASAWVRDGKADAPRVVYTFSDANCPYCHKFWEAARPWVDAGKVQLRHIMVGVIREDSPAKAAAILAARDPSAALLENERQFDRGGIKALPSISREIAGKLDANQVLMIEMGFQGTPGILFQDAQGQVQRRSGLPQGSDLQTVLGPR
- a CDS encoding DcaP family trimeric outer membrane transporter, whose protein sequence is MRLAVLSLACLTALAITPAYAQQGEPEDAQALRREIAAMRQALEGMQQRLDRLEQRDAAPAQAAPPAATPVATAAPSDAIHRTQVPGVAQPVLPQRDSVADPSTAASRPDSAAGPTDPDLKGFFAIPGTDTVIRIGGYAKLDAIVDSRAAGDEDQFIPSSMPVGGSHRDVSNFNIHAKQTRFSFEARRPTTHGNLRFYLENDFFGSSDGYQFRLRHAYGQLGNTYAGYGYSSFMDADSLPDTLDFAGPGGAGYLLVAGIHHSFTMGKGNTLTIAAEDPETELAGASDERTAVNRLPDVTVTARMERDWGHLQLGAVARSLAYDGEGERDRRMAGGLQLSGSASVGERDLLLCGALGGRGLSRYTADLTGSGLDAVVDAEGRLDALDLHGGFVGYTHYWSPLWRSNLIVGQLTLERNAALAADAFRQSRYGVFNLIWSPAPSWTMGMELLYGRLEQQGGARGDTVRVQGSLQYNFIK